A single region of the Desulfonatronovibrio hydrogenovorans DSM 9292 genome encodes:
- a CDS encoding redox-sensing transcriptional repressor Rex, with protein sequence MDGNKKRVRPFRKINTSSRRLPVYLRTLEYLKENNVKFTSSLEIGNIQGLTPALVRKDLSQFGLFGVKGKGYPVDYLKKQLATTLGFNRSWKIILVGAASLSRVFMHSTTFNKRKMEIVSIFDNTPALAGHNVDGIPIYSVSNLEQELTSSDIDLAIIAVPPPEVQQIINRLSRIGIKGALYFASRSVVVPENMVILNKDISVELAILTYHLSPHRLVRNQT encoded by the coding sequence ATGGACGGAAACAAAAAAAGAGTAAGACCCTTTCGTAAAATCAACACTTCCTCAAGGAGGCTGCCTGTTTACCTCCGAACTCTGGAGTATCTCAAAGAAAACAATGTTAAATTCACTTCTTCGCTGGAAATCGGAAATATCCAGGGATTGACCCCGGCTCTGGTAAGAAAGGATCTAAGTCAGTTTGGCTTATTCGGAGTGAAAGGAAAAGGATATCCGGTTGATTATCTGAAAAAACAACTCGCAACTACTCTGGGATTCAATCGATCTTGGAAAATAATACTGGTAGGAGCTGCCAGCTTAAGCAGAGTCTTTATGCATTCCACGACCTTCAACAAAAGAAAAATGGAGATAGTCAGCATATTTGACAATACACCTGCTTTGGCAGGACACAATGTTGACGGAATACCTATTTATTCCGTGTCTAATCTTGAACAGGAGTTGACTTCTTCGGACATTGACCTGGCAATTATTGCAGTCCCACCACCAGAGGTACAGCAGATTATTAATCGACTGAGTAGAATCGGGATCAAAGGAGCCCTTTACTTTGCGTCCCGCTCAGTGGTTGTACCAGAAAACATGGTTATTTTGAATAAGGACATCAGCGTGGAGCTGGCGATTTTAACGTACCACCTTTCTCCTCACCGATTGGTGAGAAATCAAACTTAA
- a CDS encoding split-Soret cytochrome c, producing MTVISRRSLMSALGGAVIGGALGVTGRTAQAFELERFEQQGGLFSWKPCILDPDQCAPVAYDGYWHDGLGCGYGAFYAIVGTMGEKFGAPYNTFPFSMLEVGKGGTSDFGTLCGALLGAASAMALFWGRRERDPMVTELFRWYEQTPHPEYDPGAGAKGVAGKIPTSISDSVLCHVSVSRWCYQTGFAEKSKERGERCARITADVAIKAIEIMNAKQRQDFLPAYSQPESVAYCNSCHGPGKESPIYKGVMECTPCHSGSEHTANKFVKHP from the coding sequence ATGACTGTAATCAGCAGAAGAAGTTTGATGAGTGCCCTGGGAGGGGCTGTAATCGGCGGCGCATTGGGAGTGACAGGAAGGACTGCCCAGGCATTCGAACTGGAAAGATTTGAACAGCAGGGGGGACTATTCTCCTGGAAGCCATGTATTCTTGATCCTGATCAGTGTGCTCCGGTGGCCTATGATGGGTACTGGCATGACGGCCTGGGCTGCGGATATGGTGCCTTCTATGCCATTGTTGGCACTATGGGAGAAAAATTCGGAGCACCCTACAATACATTTCCGTTCAGCATGCTCGAAGTTGGCAAAGGAGGGACTTCCGATTTTGGAACTTTGTGTGGTGCATTACTGGGAGCGGCAAGTGCCATGGCGCTATTCTGGGGGCGAAGGGAACGGGACCCTATGGTAACAGAACTGTTTCGATGGTATGAACAGACCCCGCATCCGGAGTATGATCCAGGAGCTGGAGCAAAAGGCGTGGCCGGGAAAATCCCCACCAGTATAAGCGATTCGGTCCTATGCCACGTTTCAGTCAGCAGATGGTGTTATCAAACTGGATTTGCAGAGAAAAGCAAGGAACGAGGCGAACGTTGCGCCCGGATTACTGCTGATGTCGCAATCAAGGCAATAGAAATAATGAACGCCAAGCAGAGACAAGATTTTCTCCCAGCATACAGCCAGCCTGAATCAGTGGCCTACTGCAACAGCTGCCATGGTCCAGGAAAAGAATCACCGATTTACAAAGGGGTGATGGAATGCACTCCATGCCATTCAGGAAGTGAGCACACAGCCAATAAGTTTGTTAAGCATCCATAA
- a CDS encoding DEAD/DEAH box helicase — translation MNFESFDLDRRILDGIRLAGYVSPTPIQTRAIPPLLAGRDVLGLAQTGTGKTAAFVLPILQKLLAHETSLNRGAQVLVLAPTRELALQIHENFTELGAKTRIKSVAVFGGVSQTPQVRGLDRAQVIVACPGRLLDLMNQGLADLSQVNTLVLDEADRMLDMGFAPDIRRIISRLPSQRQTMLFSATMPQAIRSLTREYLHNPEEIKAGASAPVAAISHAFYPVPAHLKAGLLEELLRVTDHQSLLIFTRTKHRAKSLARKLESRGWASTFLQGNMSQNRRQESMTGFRTGKYKIMVATDIASRGIDCDLISHVINFDLPDTAESYTHRIGRTGRAERSGKALSLVTSEDADQVRVIERALGQAVERIQLDGFDYSKAGNPGPRQKKPARTAPRRSGRTGKGIFMDRP, via the coding sequence ATGAATTTTGAATCCTTTGATCTGGACAGGCGCATCCTGGACGGCATACGTCTGGCTGGATATGTGTCTCCAACCCCTATCCAAACCCGGGCCATTCCACCACTGCTGGCTGGCCGGGACGTCCTCGGTCTGGCCCAGACCGGCACCGGCAAAACTGCAGCCTTTGTGCTTCCCATTCTCCAGAAACTGCTTGCCCACGAGACCTCATTAAACAGAGGGGCTCAGGTACTGGTTCTGGCCCCGACCAGGGAACTGGCCCTGCAGATCCATGAAAATTTTACCGAGCTGGGTGCAAAGACCAGGATCAAAAGCGTTGCCGTGTTTGGCGGAGTGAGCCAGACCCCGCAGGTCAGGGGGCTGGACCGGGCCCAGGTCATAGTTGCCTGCCCGGGACGGCTTTTGGATCTCATGAACCAGGGCCTGGCCGACCTTTCCCAAGTCAACACCCTGGTCCTGGACGAGGCCGACCGGATGCTGGACATGGGCTTTGCCCCTGACATCCGAAGAATTATCAGCCGCCTGCCATCCCAGCGCCAGACCATGCTCTTTTCAGCCACCATGCCCCAGGCCATCCGCAGCCTGACCAGAGAATATCTGCACAACCCCGAGGAGATAAAGGCTGGAGCGTCAGCACCGGTTGCAGCCATCTCTCATGCCTTTTATCCGGTTCCGGCCCATCTCAAGGCAGGGCTACTGGAAGAACTGCTTCGAGTCACCGACCACCAAAGCCTGCTCATCTTTACCCGGACCAAGCACCGGGCCAAATCCCTGGCCAGGAAACTGGAAAGCAGGGGATGGGCGTCAACCTTCCTCCAGGGCAATATGTCCCAGAACCGGCGTCAGGAATCCATGACTGGCTTTCGCACTGGAAAATACAAAATCATGGTGGCTACAGATATTGCTTCCAGGGGAATTGACTGTGACCTGATCTCCCATGTAATCAACTTTGACCTCCCTGATACAGCGGAAAGCTATACCCATCGCATCGGCCGCACCGGCCGGGCAGAGCGTTCCGGCAAGGCCCTTTCTCTTGTCACCAGTGAGGATGCTGATCAGGTCCGGGTCATTGAAAGGGCTTTGGGCCAGGCTGTTGAGCGCATCCAGCTGGATGGATTTGATTACAGCAAAGCAGGGAATCCCGGACCCAGGCAGAAGAAACCGGCCCGAACAGCACCCCGCAGATCCGGACGGACTGGCAAGGGTATTTTCATGGACAGGCCTTAA